A stretch of the Oncorhynchus clarkii lewisi isolate Uvic-CL-2024 chromosome 9, UVic_Ocla_1.0, whole genome shotgun sequence genome encodes the following:
- the LOC139416212 gene encoding uncharacterized protein: MEVVAETGVIADSPASSQPAGDVNEERGSLFDVTFLDHDFPGAETETPTRKTYQEFQPKALGVSQITLGVFVLNSVYVSVANRLDQRNEEVTRAIGSLSAIVAGSVAIAAQSLHVPTLKACLGTQLATCLMAMFNVVVVGGKLSDTHLVPDCWLFTDYNNTHHHITCDKLMNSVYPFYVEWFLVHATLLGISVTLTIYSCKLLRFCSPAAPSMPVVTAYTSPAQ, from the exons ATGGAAG TTGTTGCTGAAACTGGGGTTATTGCGGACTCACCCGCCAGTTCACAACCTGCCGGCGACGTGAATGAAGAGAGAGGTTCCCTCTTCGATGTTACATTTCTGGACCACGACTTTCCAGGTGCTGAGACTGAGACCCCGACCCGCAAGACCTACCAGGAGTTCCAGCCCAAAGCACTGGGG GTCTCTCAGATCACTTTGGGTGTGTTTGTGCTCAACTCAGTTTATGTCAGTGTAGCCAACCGATTGGAtcagagaaatgaagaagtaaccAGGGCGATAGGCTCCCTGTCT GCGATAGTGGCGGGAAGTGTGGCCATAGCAGCACAGAGTCTTCATGTTCCCACA CTGAAGGCGTGTCTGGGGACACAGCTGGCTACCTGCCTTATGGCCATGTTCAACGTGGTCGTAGTAGGAGGAAAGCTGTCTGACACCCACTTAGTGCCAGACTGCTGGCTTTTCACTgattacaacaacacacatcatcacatcacctgcGACAAGCTGATG AATTCAGTGTATCCATTCTATGTCGAGTGGTTCCTCGTGCACGCAACTCTCCTCGGCATTTCTGTCACCCTGACTATCTACAGCTGCAAGCTGCTCCGCTTCTGCTCCCCTGCAGCACCCAGCATG CCTGTGGTCACTGCATATACTAGCCCTGCTCAGTGA
- the LOC139416211 gene encoding structure-specific endonuclease subunit SLX1 isoform X2, giving the protein MKMCTPNGYLPDVTRAGANNTPRQALQFEWAWQNPHSSRRLSHVTRRSKKESSLQFHWRVVSNMLRVMPWSRLPLTTRWLKQEYRMDFEPGLQPPLHIPLAFGSIRARKQKPKDVEEEQEEKGADICLLCQGTVKSADKMTCFHPLCHMTSHLICLAKHFLTGEAAHLLPVEGECPGCRHSVLWGSLIRHKNGCYGDLEKNTSSSQNHWTDELQF; this is encoded by the exons ATGAAGATGTGCACGCCAAATGGTTACCTACCTGATGTCACCAGGGCAGGTGCCAACAACACCCCCAGACAGGCACTCCAG TTTGAATGGGCATGGCAGAATCCCCACTCCTCTCGACGCCTGTCCCACGTCACCCGGCGCTCAAAGAAGGAATCCAGCCTGCAGTTCCACTGGCGTGTGGTGTCCAACATGTTGCGGGTGATGCCGTGGAGCCGCCTGCCCCTCACCACCCGCTGGCTCAAGCAGGAGTACAGGATGGACTTTGAGCCTGGCCTTCAGCCGCCGCTGCACATCCCTTTGGCCTTCGGCAGCATCAGGGCCAGGAAACAGAAACCGAAGGATGTGGAAGAGGAACAAGAGGAGAAGGGTGCAGATATATGCCTCCTTTGTCAGGGGACTGTTAAG TCTGCAGATAAGATGACCTGCTTCCATCCCTTATGTCACATGACCAGCCACCTGATTTGCTTAGCCAAACACTTTCTGACGGGTGAGGCCGCACATCTCCTTCCTGTGGAGGGGGAGTGTCCCGGTTGCCGTCACTCAGTACTGTGGGGGAGTCTGATTCGCCACAAGAATGGCTGTTACGGAGACCTGGAGAAGAACACATCCTCATCCCAA AACCATTGGACAGATGAACTGCAGTTCTAA
- the LOC139416211 gene encoding structure-specific endonuclease subunit SLX1 isoform X1 yields MVLEVESLFGVYMLYCTNPKFKGRIYIGFTVNPERRIGQHNAGRHRGGAKRTSGRGPWEMVLIIHGFPSDIAALRFEWAWQNPHSSRRLSHVTRRSKKESSLQFHWRVVSNMLRVMPWSRLPLTTRWLKQEYRMDFEPGLQPPLHIPLAFGSIRARKQKPKDVEEEQEEKGADICLLCQGTVKSADKMTCFHPLCHMTSHLICLAKHFLTGEAAHLLPVEGECPGCRHSVLWGSLIRHKNGCYGDLEKNTSSSQNHWTDELQF; encoded by the exons ATGGTCTTGGAGGTAGAGAGTTTATTCGGGGTGTACATGCTGTATTGCACCAATCCCAAATTCAAGGGTCGTATCTACATTGGTTTCACTGTGAATCCAGAGCGTCGTATAGGACAGCACAACGCCGGGCGACACCGAGGTGGAGCCAAGAGGACCAGTGGAAGGGGACCTTG GGAGATGGTTCTCATCATTCATGGCTTCCCCTCTGACATAGCTGCTTTGAGG TTTGAATGGGCATGGCAGAATCCCCACTCCTCTCGACGCCTGTCCCACGTCACCCGGCGCTCAAAGAAGGAATCCAGCCTGCAGTTCCACTGGCGTGTGGTGTCCAACATGTTGCGGGTGATGCCGTGGAGCCGCCTGCCCCTCACCACCCGCTGGCTCAAGCAGGAGTACAGGATGGACTTTGAGCCTGGCCTTCAGCCGCCGCTGCACATCCCTTTGGCCTTCGGCAGCATCAGGGCCAGGAAACAGAAACCGAAGGATGTGGAAGAGGAACAAGAGGAGAAGGGTGCAGATATATGCCTCCTTTGTCAGGGGACTGTTAAG TCTGCAGATAAGATGACCTGCTTCCATCCCTTATGTCACATGACCAGCCACCTGATTTGCTTAGCCAAACACTTTCTGACGGGTGAGGCCGCACATCTCCTTCCTGTGGAGGGGGAGTGTCCCGGTTGCCGTCACTCAGTACTGTGGGGGAGTCTGATTCGCCACAAGAATGGCTGTTACGGAGACCTGGAGAAGAACACATCCTCATCCCAA AACCATTGGACAGATGAACTGCAGTTCTAA
- the LOC139417206 gene encoding bolA-like protein 2, with translation MSVTTDHIRDKLIKEIGAVHVEVEDTSPNRCAASFNVLIVSPQFEGKPLLARHRMVNTCLAEELKEIHAFEQKTLTPEQWEKQKAQ, from the exons ATGTCTGTTACAACAGATCACATCCGTGACAAACTAATCAAGGAGATCGGAGCGGTGCATGTG GAAGTTGAAGACACATCCCCTAACAGATGTGCTGCCAGCTTCAATGTTCTAATAGTGTCTCCCCAGTTTGAGGGGAAACCACTGCTGGCGAGACACAG GATGGTGAACACCTGCTTGGCTGAAGAGCTAAAAGAGATCCATGCCTTTGAACAGAAGACGCTGACACCAGAACAGTGGGAGAAACAGAAAGCACAGTGA